AGGAGTAGGCCAGTTCGGTCTTGGGTTCCGGATTGTCTTCATGGAACCGGCGGAAGATTTCCAGGCGTTTGGCGGCATTCATAGGAGTGGATGTTTCCTTGCAGGCGGTCGACTTGATTATCGCAATACACAGCGCAGCATCAGCTGTAATCCCCTGTGGGAGGAGTCTCCATCACTCAGCTGCGAGATCATGCAACGTTTGCTCGGCGGCGTTCAACGCCGCGCTCAGGCGTGCCAATTGTTGTTCATCAGCCTGTTGATCCTGGGCCTTTTTCAGCTCGGCCCGGCGCATCGCCAGTTGGATCTTCGCGCGCTTGAGTTCAGGGCTCTTGATGGCCGGGGGCGGCAGCGCTGGGCTGTTGTCTTCCAGCGCTGCAAGCGCCCGCTCCGAGGCCTCGAACTGCCGTTGCAGGACAATCAATTGCGACTGTTGCTCGAAGGTCGGAGGGTGCCCAAACGCTTTCAGGGACTTGTGCAGTTGAGCGCGGCTCATGGCGACACTGATTTTGGCTTGCTTGATCACGGAATCCCCAGCGGTATCGGCTTGTGCTGCCGCCACGGGTGTTGTGCGTTTAGCGCGGGCCAGGCGTTCGGCGAGCTTATTGGCTTCCTCACGTTGCAGGCGTGCGTTGCGCTGCTCGAAACGCCGTCGCGCACGGTCGCGTTTGAGTCCACGTTCGCGCCGTTCGTCGTCGCTAGCCGCCAGGCCGCCCACGATAGGCAGACCTTCCACGAGTGGGCGCATCTCTATGCAGTCGACAGGGCAGGGCGCGACACACAGGTCGCAACCGGTGCATTCGTCGATAATCACCGTGTGCATCAACTTGGCGGCGCCGATGATGGCGTCCACAGGGCAAGCCTGGATGCATTTGGTGCAGCCGATGCATTCGGCCTCACGGATATAGGCGATCTGTGCCGGCGCGTCGCCGCGGCTGGTATCCAGGGCCAGCACCGGCAAGCGCAGCAATTGCGCAAGCCCGGCGATGGTTTCCTGGCCGCCGGGTGGGCACTTGTTGATTGCCTCGCCGTTGGCGATGCCTTCGGCGTAAGGCTTGCAACCCGGGTGCCCGCACTTGCCGCATTGAGTCTGCGGTAGCAGCGCGTCGATACGTTGAATGAGGTTCATGCTTTGATCATAGCGTTGACGCCCGGCCCACCGATGCAGGCAGGCTGAAAAGCCCCGGCGCCGAAACGCCGGGGCATCTTGCAGGGTTTACTTGATGCGTTGACCCGGCTTGGCGCCGCTGTCCGGGCTCAGCAGGTAGATCTCTTCCCCGCCAGGGCCGGCCGCCATCACCATGCCTTCGGAAATGCCGAATTTCATCTTCCGTGGCTTGAGGTTGGCGATCATCATGGTCAGGCGGCCATCGAGCTTGGACGGGTCCGGGTAGGCGCTCTTGATGCCGGAGAACACGTTGCGCTGCTCGCCACCCAGATCCAGGGTCAGGCGCAGCAGCTTGTCGGCACCCTCCACGGCTTCTGCCTTGACGATCAGTGCAACCCGCAGGTCAACGGCGGCAAAGGCGTCGAACTCGATTTCAGCGCAGATCGGGTCCTTGGCCAACTCGCTGTCAGTTGCAGGCGCGGTCGCGCCGGTATCGGTCTGGCTGGCGACCAGGTCTTCTTTCGAAGCGTCGGTCATGGCCTGGACCTTCACCGGGTCGATGCGCGTCATCAGTGGCTTGAACGCGTTCAGCTGATGGTTGCCGAGCAGCGTGGTGTGGTCGTTCCAGGTCAGTGGCGCAACGTTGAGGAACGCTTCTGCGTCGGCGGCCAGCAGCGGCAGCACCGGCTTGAGGAAGATCACCAACTGACGGAACAGGTTGACGCCAGTGGCGCAGATCGCCTGAACCTCAGCCTCTTTGCCTTCCTGCTTGTTCAGCGACCATGGCGCTTTGTCGGCAATCCAGGCATTGGCACGGTCAGCCAGGCCCATGATTTCACGCATCGCACGGGCAAAGTCACGGGCTTCATAGGCGTCGGCGATGCTCGGTGCGGCCGCCAGGAATGCATCGGTCAGTTCCGGCGCAGCGTTTTCAGCGACCAGTACACCCGCGTTACCCTTGTGGATAAACCCGGCACAACGGCTGGCGATATTGACGACCTTGCCGACCAGGTCCGAGTTGACCTTCTGTACGAAGTCTTCCAGGTTCAGGTCGAGGTCGTCGACGCCACGGCCCAGCTTGGACGCGTAGTAGTAACGCAAGTATTCCGGCGACAGGTGGTCCAGGTAGGTACGCGCCTTGATAAAGGTGCCGCGGGACTTGGACATCTTCTGCCCGTTTACGGTGAGGTAACCGTGCACGGCAATGCCGGTCGGCTTGCGGTAACCCGAACCTTCGAGCATCGCCGGCCAGAACAGCGCGTGGAAGTTGACGATGTCCTTGCCGATGAAGTGGTACAGCTCGGCGGTGGAGTCCTTGCCCCAGAACGCATCGAAGTCCAGCTCCGGCGTGCGGTCGCAGAGGTTCTTGAAGCTGGCCATGTAGCCGATTGGCGCATCCAGCCAGACGTAGAAGTACTTGCCCGGTTCGCCTGGAATTTCGAAGCCGAAGTACGGCGCATCGCGGGAGATATCCCATTGCTGCAAGCCGCTGTCGAGCCATTCGGAGAGTTTGTTGGCCACGGCGTCCTGCAGGGTGCCGCTGCGCGTCCAGGTTTGCAGCATCTGCTGGAAATCGGGAAGCTTGAAGAAGAAGTGCTGGGAGTCCTTGAGCACCGGGGTGGCGCCGGAGATCGCCGACTTCGGATCCTTCAGGTCAGTCGGTGCGTAGGTTGCGCCGCATTTTTCGCAGTTGTCGCCGTACTGGTCTGCGGTGCCGCATTTCGGGCAGGTGCCCTTGATGAAACGGTCGGCCAGGAACATTTTCTTTTCCGGGTCGAAATACTGGGTGACCGACCGCTGGTCGATGTGCCCGGCTTCCTTCAATCGCAGGTAGATCTGGCTCGACAGCTCACGATTTTCGTCGGAGTGGGTCGAATGGAAGTTGTCGAAATCCACCAGGAACTCGGCAAAGTCGGCGCTGTGTTCAGCCTGCACATTGGCGATCAATTGTTCCGGGGTGATGCCTTCCTTTTCGGCGCGCAACATGATGGCCGAACCGTGGGCGTCGTCCGCGCAGACATAAATGCATTGGTTGCCGCGGTGCTTCTGGAAGCGCACCCACATATCGGTCTGGATGTACTCAAGCATATGGCCAAGATGGATGGAACCATTGGCATAGGGCAGGGCGCTGGTGACGAGGATCTTGCGTGGCTCGGACATGGGGCTCGGCTACTTGATGAAACGGAGGTCGGCCACTATAAAGCGCCGGGAAATTTATTTCACCCCGTGGTGCTGTTTCAGAATTTTCGCAACCTGCAAAAGCATGCCGCTGGCGGCCTGGAACGGTTAGGATAGCCGCCTGTTTCAGTCAGTCTTTTTCGGGAGTTGCCCATGAGCGCCGTCAATCGCGCAGCGGTGGAAGCCGTTCTTCGCCAGTACACCGACCCCTATTTGAACCAGGACCCGGTCACGGCCGGTTGTGTACGGGCTATCGAGGTGCGGGGTGACCAGGTATCGGTCCAGCTTGAGTTGGGCTATGCCGCCGGCCTGTTCAAGAAGGGATGGGCGCAGATGCTGCAAAT
Above is a genomic segment from Pseudomonas sp. R5-89-07 containing:
- the rsxB gene encoding electron transport complex subunit RsxB; this translates as MNLIQRIDALLPQTQCGKCGHPGCKPYAEGIANGEAINKCPPGGQETIAGLAQLLRLPVLALDTSRGDAPAQIAYIREAECIGCTKCIQACPVDAIIGAAKLMHTVIIDECTGCDLCVAPCPVDCIEMRPLVEGLPIVGGLAASDDERRERGLKRDRARRRFEQRNARLQREEANKLAERLARAKRTTPVAAAQADTAGDSVIKQAKISVAMSRAQLHKSLKAFGHPPTFEQQSQLIVLQRQFEASERALAALEDNSPALPPPAIKSPELKRAKIQLAMRRAELKKAQDQQADEQQLARLSAALNAAEQTLHDLAAE
- the metG gene encoding methionine--tRNA ligase, producing MSEPRKILVTSALPYANGSIHLGHMLEYIQTDMWVRFQKHRGNQCIYVCADDAHGSAIMLRAEKEGITPEQLIANVQAEHSADFAEFLVDFDNFHSTHSDENRELSSQIYLRLKEAGHIDQRSVTQYFDPEKKMFLADRFIKGTCPKCGTADQYGDNCEKCGATYAPTDLKDPKSAISGATPVLKDSQHFFFKLPDFQQMLQTWTRSGTLQDAVANKLSEWLDSGLQQWDISRDAPYFGFEIPGEPGKYFYVWLDAPIGYMASFKNLCDRTPELDFDAFWGKDSTAELYHFIGKDIVNFHALFWPAMLEGSGYRKPTGIAVHGYLTVNGQKMSKSRGTFIKARTYLDHLSPEYLRYYYASKLGRGVDDLDLNLEDFVQKVNSDLVGKVVNIASRCAGFIHKGNAGVLVAENAAPELTDAFLAAAPSIADAYEARDFARAMREIMGLADRANAWIADKAPWSLNKQEGKEAEVQAICATGVNLFRQLVIFLKPVLPLLAADAEAFLNVAPLTWNDHTTLLGNHQLNAFKPLMTRIDPVKVQAMTDASKEDLVASQTDTGATAPATDSELAKDPICAEIEFDAFAAVDLRVALIVKAEAVEGADKLLRLTLDLGGEQRNVFSGIKSAYPDPSKLDGRLTMMIANLKPRKMKFGISEGMVMAAGPGGEEIYLLSPDSGAKPGQRIK